A portion of the Blastopirellula sediminis genome contains these proteins:
- a CDS encoding BON domain-containing protein, whose amino-acid sequence MPAMPLLSAADRCLDLAKRVRHALEMLGYPDLSKITCEASASDEITLRGSTNSLYLRQAAHAVAQHVPGVQRVRNRIVVLDTAQPAA is encoded by the coding sequence ATGCCTGCAATGCCCCTGCTGTCGGCTGCGGATCGCTGCTTGGATCTGGCGAAGCGAGTACGACATGCGTTAGAGATGCTGGGATATCCCGACCTGAGCAAGATCACCTGCGAGGCTTCGGCCAGCGATGAGATAACGCTACGCGGTTCGACCAATTCGCTCTACTTGCGTCAAGCGGCGCACGCCGTAGCGCAACATGTTCCTGGAGTGCAGCGAGTGCGTAATCGCATCGTTGTGCTCGACACCGCACAGCCGGCTGCCTGA
- the pckA gene encoding phosphoenolpyruvate carboxykinase (ATP), whose translation MGTVDLTPYGISVADVRRNLAPSRLYEEAIRNDEKAAIADSGALIAYSGAKTGRSPKDKRIVRADESAEQVWWGSINIQIDEATYEINLERAKDYLNTRKALYVIDAFAGWDPKYRLKVRVICSRPYHALFMHTMLIRPTPEELAEFGDPEVVIYNAGQFPANQHTPGMTSKTSVDVSLEKREMVILGTEYAGEMKKGVFTMMNYYMPKLGVLSMHCSATTDPHSGHSSVMFGLSGTGKTTLSADPKRLLIGDDEHCWSDDGIFNIEGGCYAKAIDLAPDSEPEIFQALRFGAVLENVVYDEDDHHVDFSNTSITQNTRGAYPIEFIRNAKIPCIAGHPGDVIFLTCDAFGVLPPVSRLTPEQAMYHFISGYTAKVAGTEMGITEPQATFSPCFGGPFLVWHPGKYAELLAEKMAKHNAKVWLVNTGWAGGGYGVGSRFKLSYTRAIIDAIHAGTLSDSKTETDPFFGLEMITDVPGVPSELLVPKTSWPNPEAYAEAAKKLATLFTDNFKKYAGGVSEAVLKAGPKS comes from the coding sequence ATGGGGACCGTGGATCTTACCCCCTATGGCATCAGTGTCGCGGATGTACGCCGCAATCTAGCCCCTTCGCGGCTTTATGAAGAAGCGATTCGCAACGACGAAAAGGCGGCGATCGCCGATTCTGGGGCGCTAATCGCCTATTCGGGCGCCAAGACCGGGCGTTCCCCCAAAGACAAGCGAATCGTCCGAGCCGACGAATCGGCCGAACAGGTCTGGTGGGGTTCGATTAACATCCAGATCGACGAAGCGACCTACGAAATCAATCTCGAGCGGGCCAAGGACTATCTCAACACCCGAAAGGCGCTTTACGTCATCGATGCGTTCGCCGGTTGGGATCCGAAGTATCGGCTAAAAGTGCGCGTCATTTGTTCGCGCCCTTATCATGCCCTCTTCATGCACACCATGCTGATCCGGCCGACGCCGGAAGAGTTGGCCGAATTTGGCGATCCGGAAGTGGTGATCTACAACGCCGGGCAATTTCCGGCCAATCAACACACGCCGGGCATGACCTCGAAGACGAGCGTCGACGTCAGCCTCGAAAAGCGGGAAATGGTCATCCTGGGAACCGAATACGCCGGTGAAATGAAAAAAGGCGTCTTCACCATGATGAACTACTACATGCCGAAGTTGGGCGTGTTGTCGATGCACTGCTCGGCGACCACCGACCCGCACTCGGGACATAGCTCGGTGATGTTTGGGCTCTCCGGTACCGGCAAAACGACCCTCTCGGCCGATCCGAAACGCCTGCTGATTGGCGACGACGAACACTGCTGGTCGGACGACGGCATCTTCAACATCGAAGGGGGCTGCTACGCCAAAGCGATCGACCTGGCGCCTGATTCGGAGCCCGAAATCTTCCAGGCCCTCCGCTTCGGCGCGGTGCTCGAAAACGTGGTCTACGACGAAGACGATCACCATGTCGACTTCAGCAACACCAGCATCACGCAAAACACCCGCGGCGCCTATCCGATCGAGTTCATTCGCAACGCGAAGATCCCCTGCATCGCTGGCCATCCTGGCGACGTTATCTTTTTGACGTGCGATGCGTTCGGCGTGCTGCCTCCGGTCAGTCGTTTGACGCCGGAACAAGCGATGTATCACTTCATCAGCGGCTACACCGCCAAAGTCGCCGGAACCGAAATGGGCATCACCGAACCGCAGGCGACCTTCAGCCCTTGCTTCGGCGGTCCGTTCCTGGTCTGGCATCCCGGCAAATACGCGGAACTGCTCGCCGAAAAGATGGCGAAGCACAACGCAAAAGTCTGGCTGGTTAACACCGGCTGGGCCGGCGGCGGCTATGGCGTCGGATCTCGCTTTAAGCTCAGCTACACGCGGGCGATCATTGACGCGATCCATGCGGGTACGCTCAGCGACAGCAAGACCGAGACCGATCCTTTCTTCGGCCTGGAGATGATCACCGACGTCCCTGGCGTTCCGAGCGAATTGTTGGTCCCGAAAACCAGCTGGCCCAACCCGGAAGCCTATGCGGAGGCGGCCAAGAAACTAGCCACCCTGTTTACCGACAACTTCAAGAAGTATGCCGGCGGCGTGAGCGAAGCGGTCCTGAAAGCAGGTCCGAAGAGCTAG
- a CDS encoding DUF1501 domain-containing protein, with product MANHSHHGDFCGRTRREFLWEAGGKFTGLALTAMLAGDGFLTSQALGSEGESTFKNPLAAKQPHFPAKAKSVIFLFMYGGPSHIDTFDYKPKLYPLDGKTVPVKTKGRGGEKNEGRVVGPKWNFKQYGESGQWVSELFPNLATCVDDIAFLKSMTAESPIHGSAMLNMNSGRILSGFPCMGSWVNYGLGSVNENLPGHVVMLDPTGGPISGAKNWSSGFMPATYQGSIFRSKGAPIIDLKPPQGITRDMQRDILDTLKDSNDRHLASRIDNSDLAARIASYELAYKMQESAPEAVDFADETEDTLKLYGMDNPQTEEFGRRCLMARRLVQRGVRFVQLYSGGHHNDNNWDAHGDLEKNHNYHAGRTDKPIAGLLKDLKRNGLLDETLVIWGGEFGRQPTAEYAEGTGRDHNSYGFTMWMAGGGIKGGRSVGATDELGAEAVERPLKVKDMHATVLHQLGLDPNHLSYFYSGLDQKLVGVEHVDPIREII from the coding sequence ATGGCCAATCATTCACACCACGGCGATTTTTGCGGACGAACCCGTCGCGAATTCCTTTGGGAAGCGGGGGGCAAGTTCACCGGGCTCGCGCTCACCGCGATGCTCGCGGGGGACGGCTTCCTGACCAGTCAGGCGCTCGGTTCCGAAGGCGAAAGTACGTTCAAGAATCCGCTGGCGGCCAAGCAGCCTCACTTCCCGGCCAAAGCGAAGAGCGTCATCTTCCTCTTCATGTACGGCGGGCCGAGCCACATCGACACGTTCGACTACAAGCCGAAACTCTATCCGCTCGACGGCAAGACCGTGCCGGTAAAAACCAAAGGCCGCGGCGGCGAAAAGAACGAGGGGCGCGTTGTCGGTCCGAAGTGGAACTTCAAGCAGTACGGCGAATCAGGCCAATGGGTCTCGGAACTGTTTCCGAACCTGGCGACCTGCGTTGACGACATCGCCTTTTTGAAGTCGATGACCGCCGAGTCGCCGATTCATGGTTCGGCGATGCTGAACATGAACTCCGGTCGCATTCTGAGCGGCTTCCCCTGCATGGGCTCGTGGGTCAACTACGGCTTGGGAAGCGTCAATGAAAATCTGCCGGGTCACGTCGTTATGCTCGATCCGACCGGCGGTCCGATCAGCGGCGCCAAGAACTGGTCGAGCGGCTTCATGCCGGCGACCTACCAAGGTTCGATCTTCCGTTCGAAGGGAGCGCCAATCATCGACCTGAAGCCGCCGCAAGGGATTACCCGCGACATGCAGCGCGACATCCTCGACACGCTGAAGGACTCGAACGATCGTCACCTGGCGTCTCGTATCGACAACTCGGACCTGGCGGCTCGCATCGCCAGCTATGAGCTTGCCTACAAGATGCAAGAATCGGCGCCGGAAGCGGTCGACTTCGCCGATGAGACCGAAGACACCCTGAAACTGTACGGCATGGACAATCCGCAGACCGAAGAATTCGGCCGTCGCTGCTTGATGGCGCGTCGTCTGGTTCAACGGGGCGTTCGCTTCGTCCAGCTTTACTCAGGCGGCCACCACAACGACAACAACTGGGACGCCCACGGCGACCTGGAAAAGAACCACAACTATCACGCAGGTCGCACCGACAAGCCGATCGCCGGCCTGTTGAAAGACCTGAAGCGCAACGGCCTGTTGGACGAAACGCTGGTGATCTGGGGTGGTGAGTTCGGACGTCAGCCGACGGCGGAGTACGCCGAAGGGACCGGCCGCGATCACAACTCGTATGGCTTCACCATGTGGATGGCCGGCGGTGGAATCAAGGGTGGACGTTCGGTCGGCGCCACCGACGAACTGGGCGCCGAAGCGGTCGAACGCCCGCTGAAGGTGAAAGATATGCACGCTACGGTGCTGCACCAATTGGGTCTCGACCCCAATCACCTCAGCTACTTCTATAGCGGCTTGGATCAGAAGCTGGTCGGCGTCGAACATGTCGACCCGATTCGCGAGATCATCTAG
- a CDS encoding PSD1 and planctomycete cytochrome C domain-containing protein, whose amino-acid sequence MSRFIPKLVPLFCLLAMSATSYGQDEVDYARDIQPLLAKRCYSCHGPGEGESGLQLDTREGAMAEADSGMAAIIPGKPDESELLRRIIATDDSERMPPEGKPLKAEEVALIRQWIGEGANWKKHWAFEKPEVQTPPEVEHADLVANPIDNFVLKRLEKNGLEPNGRADRRTLIRRAYYDLIGLPPTYAEIEAFVADESPDAYEKLVDRLLAMPQYGERWGRHWLDLVRFAETNSFERDGDKPDAWKYRDYVIRSLNEDKPYDQFLIEQLAGDELANATPESIIATGYYRLGVWDDEPADPLQHEYDHYDDLLNTTGKAMLGLTINCSRCHDHKIDPIPQTDYYKMLALMRDVAPYGRRGDISNSRREITSDDVRKQHEEAERKIGELQGQMDDIYRQVVDQLPEGERKEARNPKKRREIEKKIAEILPDQSKQYEELRKELQAARQRQEKLPPRQFAMAINKALNPPPSTTVMMRGNPHVPGDEVAPGFPEIFESPEPKIVPPANGQTSGRRLALANWIASKDNMLTSRVMVNRLWQHHFGRGIVRSTDNFGQLGDQPTHPKLLDWLALEFANNGWSMKQIHKLIMMSNTYQMSSAGSPEGLAKDPANNLLWRHDMRRLSAEEIYDSLLVANGTFNDKMFGPSYYPKVSDEVKAGQSQPGAGWHDSSEDERNRRAIYIFVKRSLIPPMLANYDFPETDALCPERFATTQPAQALGMLNGDFLNEQAKEFGDSLRKEAPGDLRQQIVLSIEKGLGRAATEADIQAGEQLIAKLKAKHSLSDDRALDLYCLMVLNLNEFIFID is encoded by the coding sequence TTGAGTCGTTTCATCCCCAAACTCGTCCCGCTGTTTTGTCTGCTTGCGATGAGCGCAACCAGCTATGGTCAAGACGAAGTTGATTACGCTCGCGACATTCAGCCGCTGCTAGCGAAACGCTGTTACTCGTGCCACGGTCCCGGCGAAGGAGAGTCGGGTCTGCAGCTCGACACGCGCGAAGGGGCGATGGCCGAAGCCGACTCCGGCATGGCCGCGATCATTCCGGGCAAGCCGGACGAAAGCGAGCTGTTGCGCCGCATCATCGCGACCGATGATTCGGAACGTATGCCGCCGGAAGGCAAACCGCTGAAAGCGGAAGAAGTCGCCCTGATCCGTCAATGGATCGGCGAAGGCGCCAATTGGAAAAAGCATTGGGCGTTCGAAAAGCCGGAAGTGCAAACTCCGCCGGAAGTGGAGCACGCCGACTTGGTCGCCAATCCGATCGACAACTTTGTCCTGAAGCGTCTCGAAAAAAACGGCCTCGAGCCGAACGGCCGCGCCGATCGCCGCACGTTGATTCGCCGCGCTTACTACGACCTGATCGGCTTGCCGCCGACCTATGCCGAAATCGAAGCGTTCGTTGCGGACGAGTCGCCGGACGCCTACGAAAAGTTGGTCGATCGTTTGCTGGCGATGCCGCAGTATGGCGAACGTTGGGGCCGTCACTGGCTTGACCTGGTTCGCTTCGCCGAAACCAACAGCTTTGAACGTGACGGCGACAAGCCCGACGCTTGGAAATATCGCGACTACGTTATTCGCTCGCTCAACGAAGACAAACCGTACGATCAGTTTTTGATCGAACAGTTGGCCGGGGACGAACTGGCGAATGCGACCCCGGAATCGATCATCGCCACCGGTTATTACCGTCTCGGAGTCTGGGACGACGAACCGGCCGATCCGCTGCAGCACGAGTACGATCACTATGACGATTTGCTGAACACCACCGGTAAAGCGATGCTTGGTCTGACGATCAATTGCTCGCGTTGCCACGATCACAAGATCGACCCGATCCCGCAGACCGACTACTACAAGATGCTCGCGCTGATGCGCGACGTCGCGCCGTACGGTCGCCGAGGGGACATCTCGAACAGCCGTCGCGAAATCACCTCGGACGACGTTCGCAAACAGCACGAAGAAGCCGAACGCAAAATTGGCGAACTGCAAGGCCAAATGGACGACATCTATCGCCAGGTGGTCGATCAGCTTCCGGAAGGGGAACGCAAAGAGGCCCGCAATCCGAAGAAGCGTCGCGAGATCGAAAAGAAGATCGCCGAGATCCTTCCCGATCAAAGCAAGCAGTACGAAGAGCTGCGTAAAGAGCTGCAAGCGGCTCGTCAGCGGCAGGAAAAGCTGCCGCCGCGTCAGTTCGCGATGGCGATCAACAAGGCGCTCAATCCGCCGCCGTCGACGACCGTGATGATGCGTGGCAATCCGCACGTCCCCGGCGACGAAGTGGCGCCTGGCTTCCCGGAGATCTTTGAATCGCCGGAGCCGAAGATTGTTCCGCCGGCAAATGGTCAAACCTCGGGTCGTCGCTTGGCGCTGGCCAATTGGATCGCGTCGAAAGACAACATGCTGACGTCGCGGGTGATGGTCAATCGCTTGTGGCAGCATCACTTCGGCCGCGGCATCGTCCGCTCGACCGACAACTTCGGCCAGCTCGGCGATCAACCAACCCATCCGAAGCTGCTCGACTGGCTCGCGTTGGAATTCGCCAACAACGGCTGGAGCATGAAGCAGATCCACAAGCTGATCATGATGTCCAACACCTATCAGATGTCGTCGGCCGGTTCCCCGGAAGGCCTGGCGAAAGACCCCGCGAACAATCTGCTGTGGCGTCATGACATGCGTCGTCTGTCGGCCGAAGAAATCTACGATTCGCTGCTGGTCGCCAACGGCACCTTCAACGACAAGATGTTCGGCCCCAGCTACTACCCGAAGGTTTCGGACGAAGTGAAAGCGGGGCAGTCGCAGCCGGGCGCCGGTTGGCATGACTCGTCGGAAGACGAACGCAATCGCCGCGCGATTTACATCTTCGTCAAACGCTCGCTGATTCCGCCGATGCTCGCGAACTACGACTTCCCAGAAACCGACGCTCTTTGCCCGGAACGTTTTGCAACCACGCAACCGGCGCAAGCGCTCGGGATGCTCAACGGCGACTTCCTGAACGAACAAGCCAAGGAATTTGGCGATTCGCTCCGGAAGGAAGCCCCTGGCGATCTGCGACAGCAAATCGTCTTGTCAATCGAAAAAGGGCTGGGACGTGCGGCGACCGAAGCCGACATCCAAGCCGGCGAACAGCTGATCGCCAAACTGAAAGCAAAGCACTCATTGAGCGATGATCGTGCCCTCGATCTCTACTGCTTGATGGTGCTGAACTTGAACGAATTCATTTTTATCGACTAG